A region of Natribaculum luteum DNA encodes the following proteins:
- a CDS encoding MBL fold metallo-hydrolase: MEAGDVRKVTSGDCSDLYYVDTGMYGTSEYGAAYVLDSERPAVVETGIGTNYEYILEALEEVGIDRDELEVVAVSHIHLDHAGGAGFLADACPNADVYVPAVGTAHLVDPERLVEGTKTAVGDQWEFYAEPKPIPEERIVELEDGDVIDLGNHELRVHATPGHAPHHVVFEDSANDAIFVADAAGIWVPAREEIVETSPPSQFNFDRCLEDVETLKSLDPDVLLYTHFGPREVGDDATAALEEYKDVLTEWVEAVEAKRDELADDEAVIEYFADRPQMADVWGERKAREERKMNTRGVLGYLDWREE, translated from the coding sequence ATGGAAGCTGGCGACGTCCGAAAAGTCACGAGCGGCGACTGTTCGGACCTCTACTACGTCGACACCGGAATGTACGGCACCAGCGAGTACGGCGCAGCCTACGTCCTCGACAGCGAGCGCCCCGCAGTCGTCGAGACCGGGATCGGGACGAACTACGAGTACATCCTCGAGGCGCTCGAGGAGGTCGGCATCGACCGCGACGAACTCGAGGTCGTCGCCGTCTCGCACATCCACCTCGACCACGCTGGCGGCGCGGGCTTTCTCGCCGACGCCTGCCCGAACGCCGACGTCTACGTGCCAGCAGTCGGCACGGCCCACCTCGTCGACCCCGAACGGTTAGTCGAGGGAACGAAAACGGCCGTCGGCGACCAGTGGGAGTTCTACGCGGAGCCGAAACCGATTCCCGAAGAGCGGATCGTCGAACTCGAGGACGGCGACGTGATCGACCTCGGCAACCACGAACTCCGGGTCCACGCGACGCCGGGCCACGCCCCCCACCACGTCGTGTTCGAAGATTCCGCGAACGACGCGATCTTCGTCGCCGACGCGGCGGGCATCTGGGTGCCGGCACGCGAGGAGATCGTCGAGACCTCGCCGCCCTCGCAGTTCAACTTCGACCGGTGTCTCGAGGACGTCGAGACGCTGAAATCGCTCGATCCGGACGTCCTCCTGTACACCCACTTCGGTCCCCGCGAGGTGGGCGACGACGCGACCGCGGCGCTCGAGGAGTACAAGGACGTCCTCACCGAGTGGGTCGAGGCGGTCGAGGCAAAACGCGACGAACTCGCCGACGACGAGGCGGTCATCGAGTACTTCGCCGACCGCCCACAGATGGCAGACGTCTGGGGCGAGCGCAAGGCACGCGAGGAGCGGAAAATGAACACCCGCGGCGTCCTCGGCTACCTGGACTGGCGCGAGGAATGA
- a CDS encoding AMP-dependent synthetase/ligase — protein sequence MNWWDAEREYTDEVIGETTLGRMFEESAERNANRPAQRYKGGVYDRSLTESVLPAAPRGEFQAISYAEMRDVVRNLAAGFRDLGVETGDRVGMFSNTRMEWAQTDFALLAAGAVVTTVYTGSSPDQVRYLLDDPGATAVVVENEDALESVLEVDDDLDLEFIVSIDRLSRYGDREDVLSLADVYERGAETFDLETYQTWVDDPELDDLASLIYTSGTTGQPKGVRLTHWNFRSNVNQIRKRFAPRPDKSTDLPSIDEHAQTVSYLPLAHVFERTAGHFLMFASGACVAYAENPDTLQEDFSAVEPNAATSVPRVYEKIYDAIREQASESPTKQRIFEWATDVGREYQETDSPGPALRAKQAIADRLVFSQVREALGDNVELLISGGGSLSPELCTLYHAMGLPIYEGYGLTETAPVITVNPPEEPKIGTIGPAVVDVELKVDERVVDQSAFDDPGEVGELLVRGPNVTDGYWNDPDATTQAFTEDEDGKRWFRTGDVVHLRPDGYVEFRERAKQILVLSTGKNVAPAPIEDAFAASEVVEQCLVVGDGEKFVGALLVPNEDHIREWADEEGIDLPDDPEALCGDERVTEYVQEEVDRINQQFEKHEQIKKFRIVPREFTEENDMLTPTMKKKRRVIMDRFEDRVEEMYAE from the coding sequence ATGAACTGGTGGGACGCGGAACGCGAGTACACAGACGAGGTCATCGGGGAGACCACGCTTGGACGGATGTTCGAAGAGAGCGCCGAGCGGAACGCGAACCGGCCAGCACAGCGGTACAAAGGCGGCGTCTACGACCGGTCGCTGACCGAGTCCGTGCTTCCGGCGGCCCCGCGCGGGGAGTTTCAGGCCATCTCCTACGCCGAGATGCGCGACGTCGTCCGAAACCTCGCAGCCGGCTTTCGCGACCTCGGCGTCGAGACCGGCGACCGCGTCGGCATGTTCTCGAACACCCGAATGGAGTGGGCCCAGACCGACTTCGCGCTCCTCGCGGCGGGTGCCGTCGTGACGACCGTCTACACGGGCTCGTCGCCGGATCAGGTCCGCTACCTGCTCGACGATCCCGGGGCGACGGCCGTCGTCGTCGAGAACGAGGACGCACTCGAGTCGGTCCTCGAGGTCGACGACGACCTCGACCTCGAGTTCATCGTTTCGATCGATCGCCTCTCGCGGTACGGCGACCGCGAGGACGTGCTGAGTCTGGCGGACGTCTACGAGCGCGGTGCCGAGACGTTCGACCTCGAGACCTACCAGACGTGGGTCGACGACCCCGAGTTAGACGACCTGGCGAGTCTGATCTACACGAGCGGGACGACGGGACAGCCCAAGGGCGTGCGGTTGACCCACTGGAACTTCCGTTCGAACGTCAACCAGATCCGCAAGCGATTCGCGCCGCGGCCGGACAAGAGCACGGACCTGCCGTCGATCGACGAGCACGCGCAGACGGTCTCGTACCTGCCGCTGGCGCACGTCTTCGAGCGGACGGCAGGACACTTCCTCATGTTCGCGAGCGGGGCGTGCGTGGCCTACGCCGAGAACCCGGACACGCTCCAGGAGGACTTCAGCGCCGTCGAACCGAACGCGGCGACGAGCGTTCCGCGAGTCTACGAGAAGATCTACGACGCCATCCGCGAGCAGGCCAGCGAGTCGCCGACGAAACAGCGGATCTTCGAGTGGGCGACCGACGTCGGTCGCGAGTACCAGGAGACCGACTCGCCGGGACCGGCGTTGCGGGCCAAACAGGCGATCGCTGACAGGCTCGTCTTCTCGCAGGTCAGGGAGGCACTCGGCGACAACGTCGAACTCCTGATCAGCGGCGGCGGCAGCCTCTCGCCGGAGCTGTGTACCCTCTATCACGCGATGGGCCTGCCGATCTACGAGGGGTACGGCCTCACCGAGACGGCACCCGTCATCACGGTAAACCCGCCCGAAGAACCGAAGATCGGCACGATCGGCCCGGCCGTGGTCGACGTCGAGTTGAAGGTCGACGAGCGGGTCGTCGACCAGAGCGCCTTCGACGACCCCGGCGAGGTCGGTGAACTGCTCGTGCGCGGACCGAACGTGACCGACGGCTACTGGAACGACCCCGACGCGACCACACAGGCGTTCACCGAAGACGAGGACGGCAAGCGGTGGTTCCGGACCGGCGACGTCGTCCACCTGCGCCCGGACGGCTACGTCGAGTTCCGCGAGCGCGCAAAGCAGATCCTCGTGCTCTCGACCGGCAAGAACGTCGCCCCCGCGCCGATCGAGGACGCGTTCGCCGCCAGCGAGGTCGTCGAACAGTGTCTGGTCGTCGGCGACGGCGAGAAGTTCGTCGGCGCGTTGCTCGTCCCGAACGAGGACCACATCCGCGAGTGGGCCGACGAGGAGGGAATCGACCTCCCCGACGACCCCGAAGCGCTCTGTGGGGACGAGCGCGTCACCGAGTACGTCCAGGAGGAGGTCGACCGGATCAACCAGCAGTTCGAGAAACACGAGCAGATCAAGAAGTTCCGCATCGTTCCCCGCGAGTTCACCGAAGAAAACGACATGCTCACCCCCACGATGAAGAAGAAGCGACGTGTGATCATGGATCGCTTCGAGGACCGGGTCGAGGAGATGTACGCCGAGTGA
- a CDS encoding AMP-dependent synthetase/ligase, giving the protein MERREPERAFDDDVIELETLGRTFERSAERNADRPAQRYKGGVYDRTLAETAFGSAPDGEYATLSYAEMREVVRTLASGFRTLGVDHGDRVAMFAGTRIEWAQSDFALLAAGAVVTTVYRSSSPSQVRYLLDDPGATAVVVENEELLERVLEVDDDLDLEFVVVMDELGPEYDGMADVYTLADVYECGAETFDLEAYRSWIDETELDDLASLIYTSGTTGRPKGVKLTHRNFRANVNQVYRRYGPQPDKPSGSPSIDEETETVSYLPLAHVFERTAGHFVMFASGACVAYAESADTLQEDFQLVEPTTATSVPRVYEKIYDAIREQASESPLKERIFEWATDVSKAYYRSDSPGLDLKLKMTIADRLVFSQVKEALGGNVEFLVSGGGTLSPELCTLYHGMGLPIYEGYGLTETAPVVTTNPPEEPKIGTIGVPVEGCEITVDKSVVPAETADDTLGDLGELLVCGPNVTDGYWNDPEATDRAFTEDEDGKRWFRTGDIVNVRPDGYVVFRERAKQILVLSTGKNVAPAPIEDSFAKSQVVEQCLVVGDGEKFVGALIVPNFEYLEDAVDGDVAGRERLVDHEEVQRLIQQEVDAVNENFEPHERIKEFQLVPREFTEENEMLTPTMKKKRRVILERFADEVADIYPERERESQAEPAD; this is encoded by the coding sequence ATGGAACGACGGGAGCCAGAACGAGCGTTCGACGACGACGTGATCGAACTCGAGACGCTGGGACGGACGTTCGAGCGGAGTGCCGAGCGAAACGCGGACCGACCAGCGCAGCGATACAAAGGGGGCGTATACGACCGAACGCTCGCCGAGACGGCGTTCGGGTCGGCACCAGACGGGGAGTACGCGACGCTTTCGTACGCCGAGATGCGCGAGGTCGTCAGAACTCTCGCGAGCGGGTTCCGAACGCTCGGCGTCGACCACGGCGACCGCGTGGCGATGTTCGCGGGGACGCGGATAGAGTGGGCCCAGTCCGACTTCGCGCTCCTCGCGGCAGGTGCCGTCGTGACGACCGTCTACCGGAGCTCCTCGCCGAGTCAGGTTCGCTACCTGCTCGACGACCCCGGAGCGACGGCCGTCGTCGTCGAGAACGAGGAGCTACTCGAGCGCGTCCTCGAGGTCGACGACGACCTCGACCTCGAGTTCGTCGTCGTGATGGACGAACTCGGGCCCGAGTACGACGGGATGGCGGACGTCTACACGCTCGCGGACGTCTACGAGTGCGGTGCCGAGACGTTCGATCTCGAGGCCTACCGGTCGTGGATCGACGAGACCGAGCTGGACGATCTGGCGAGTCTGATCTACACGAGCGGGACGACCGGACGGCCGAAAGGCGTGAAGCTGACCCACCGCAACTTCAGGGCGAACGTCAACCAGGTGTACCGACGCTACGGCCCGCAACCGGACAAACCGAGCGGGTCGCCGTCGATCGACGAGGAGACCGAAACGGTCTCGTACCTGCCGCTGGCGCACGTTTTCGAGCGGACGGCGGGACACTTCGTCATGTTCGCGAGCGGGGCGTGTGTGGCCTACGCGGAGAGCGCCGACACGCTCCAGGAGGACTTCCAGCTCGTCGAGCCGACGACCGCAACGAGCGTTCCGCGGGTCTACGAGAAGATCTACGACGCCATCCGCGAACAGGCCAGCGAGTCGCCGCTCAAAGAGCGCATCTTCGAGTGGGCGACGGACGTCAGCAAGGCGTACTACCGATCGGACAGCCCCGGCCTGGACCTCAAACTGAAGATGACGATCGCGGACAGACTGGTGTTCAGCCAGGTGAAAGAGGCCCTCGGCGGAAACGTCGAGTTTCTGGTCAGCGGCGGCGGAACGCTGTCGCCGGAGCTGTGTACGCTCTACCACGGGATGGGGCTGCCGATCTACGAGGGGTACGGGCTCACCGAGACGGCACCGGTCGTCACGACCAACCCGCCCGAGGAGCCCAAGATCGGCACGATCGGCGTCCCGGTCGAGGGCTGTGAGATCACGGTCGACAAGTCGGTCGTCCCCGCAGAGACCGCAGACGACACCCTCGGCGACCTCGGCGAGTTGCTCGTGTGCGGGCCGAACGTGACCGACGGCTACTGGAACGATCCGGAGGCGACCGACCGAGCGTTCACCGAGGACGAAGACGGCAAGCGGTGGTTCCGGACCGGCGACATCGTCAACGTCCGGCCCGACGGCTACGTCGTCTTCCGCGAGCGCGCAAAACAGATCCTCGTGCTCTCGACCGGCAAGAACGTCGCCCCCGCCCCGATCGAGGACTCGTTCGCGAAGAGCCAGGTCGTCGAACAGTGTCTGGTCGTCGGCGACGGCGAGAAGTTCGTCGGTGCGCTGATCGTCCCCAACTTCGAGTACCTCGAGGACGCGGTCGACGGCGACGTGGCAGGTCGCGAGCGGCTGGTCGACCACGAGGAGGTACAGCGTCTCATCCAGCAGGAGGTCGACGCGGTCAACGAGAACTTCGAACCCCACGAGCGGATCAAGGAGTTCCAGCTCGTCCCCAGGGAGTTCACCGAGGAAAACGAGATGCTCACCCCCACGATGAAGAAGAAACGCCGGGTCATCCTCGAGCGCTTCGCCGACGAGGTCGCGGACATCTACCCGGAGCGCGAACGCGAGTCGCAGGCCGAGCCGGCCGACTGA
- a CDS encoding cation:proton antiporter, whose translation MATEATGDLIVLVAAIIGLGVLSQLLSAKLQIPSVLFLILSGVAIGPEGLGVLTVESFGGSSGLSTIVGLSVAIIVFEGAFHLKFEKIREAPAAVLRLITIGAAIALFGTAAAVHFLLGADWDIALLIGALLVATGPTVVTPILKVVPVRDRVAAALETEGIVNDVTAAILAIVMFKAMTVRELNASIYVRLFAERLGTGLLVGLAVAAVVWYVLQYVDVSPDDAPRNARLLTLAGAIVAFGAADWVFSEAGVAAAATAGLILGNANLPYEEDIEAFKGDVTLIVLSFVFITLAALLEFDQLFALGLGGVAVVLIVMVVLRPLLVFLSTMGERFTTREKLFVSFVGPRGIIPASVATLFAIRLQAPEAPTNETGAELLVGTVFLVILVTVVLEGGFARQIAERLEVIPMRVLIVGSGRVGRLLAERLEARGENVVLIEEDRDALERAREDGFTVREGDGADTEVLRSAGGENARIVVAATGDDDTNLLIAQLAKSKFDVETVIARANNPSNVDAFEELGVRTISAAESTAWAIDNVIERPALSNWMTELGRSGDVQEVEVTDDAIVGEKIADIDDRLPNGVLIALVSRDGDNEVPEPNLELERGDHVTFIGRTEAVREAIERCGAPA comes from the coding sequence ATGGCTACAGAAGCGACCGGCGACCTGATCGTCCTCGTCGCCGCCATCATCGGACTCGGCGTGCTCTCACAGCTTCTCTCGGCCAAATTGCAGATCCCGAGCGTCCTGTTTCTCATCCTCTCGGGCGTCGCGATCGGTCCGGAAGGACTCGGTGTGCTCACGGTCGAGTCCTTCGGCGGCAGCAGCGGGCTGTCGACGATCGTCGGACTCAGCGTCGCGATCATCGTCTTCGAGGGCGCGTTTCACCTCAAATTCGAGAAAATCAGGGAAGCACCGGCGGCCGTGCTGCGGTTGATCACGATCGGGGCGGCGATCGCGCTGTTCGGGACGGCTGCGGCCGTCCACTTCCTGCTCGGCGCAGACTGGGACATCGCACTGCTGATCGGCGCGCTGCTCGTCGCGACGGGACCGACCGTCGTCACGCCGATTCTCAAAGTCGTCCCCGTTCGCGACCGGGTCGCGGCGGCCCTCGAGACCGAAGGGATCGTCAACGACGTCACCGCGGCGATCCTCGCGATCGTGATGTTCAAGGCGATGACGGTGCGGGAGCTTAACGCCAGCATCTACGTCCGGCTGTTCGCCGAGCGTCTCGGCACCGGCCTCCTCGTCGGCCTCGCGGTCGCGGCGGTCGTCTGGTACGTCCTGCAGTACGTCGACGTCTCGCCCGACGACGCGCCGCGAAACGCACGGCTGCTCACGCTCGCGGGAGCGATCGTCGCGTTCGGTGCCGCAGACTGGGTGTTCTCCGAGGCCGGCGTCGCCGCAGCGGCGACCGCCGGGTTGATCCTCGGAAACGCCAATCTGCCGTACGAGGAGGATATCGAGGCGTTCAAAGGCGACGTGACGCTGATCGTCCTCTCGTTCGTCTTCATCACGCTCGCGGCGTTGCTCGAGTTCGACCAGCTGTTCGCGCTCGGCCTGGGCGGCGTCGCCGTCGTCTTGATCGTAATGGTCGTCCTCCGGCCGCTACTCGTCTTCCTCTCGACGATGGGAGAGCGGTTTACCACCAGGGAGAAACTGTTCGTGAGCTTCGTCGGCCCGCGAGGAATCATTCCGGCGTCGGTCGCGACGCTGTTTGCGATCCGCCTGCAGGCACCCGAGGCACCGACCAACGAGACCGGCGCAGAGTTGCTCGTCGGGACCGTCTTTCTCGTCATCCTCGTGACGGTCGTCCTCGAGGGTGGCTTCGCCCGGCAGATCGCGGAGCGACTGGAAGTGATACCAATGCGTGTACTCATCGTCGGCAGCGGCAGAGTCGGCCGCCTGCTGGCAGAACGACTGGAAGCGCGCGGCGAAAACGTGGTCCTGATCGAAGAGGACAGAGACGCTCTCGAGCGGGCGCGCGAGGACGGGTTCACCGTCCGGGAGGGCGACGGTGCCGACACCGAGGTGTTGCGCTCGGCCGGCGGCGAGAACGCCCGCATCGTCGTCGCGGCGACCGGCGACGACGACACGAACCTCCTCATCGCTCAGCTCGCCAAATCGAAGTTCGACGTAGAGACGGTGATCGCCCGTGCGAACAACCCGTCGAACGTCGACGCGTTCGAGGAACTCGGCGTCCGCACCATCTCCGCGGCGGAGTCGACCGCGTGGGCGATCGACAACGTGATCGAACGCCCCGCGCTCTCGAACTGGATGACCGAACTCGGTCGCTCCGGTGACGTACAGGAAGTCGAAGTGACGGACGACGCCATCGTCGGCGAGAAGATCGCCGACATCGACGACAGGTTGCCCAACGGCGTGCTCATCGCGCTCGTGAGCAGAGATGGCGACAACGAGGTCCCGGAGCCGAACCTCGAACTCGAGCGCGGCGATCACGTGACGTTCATCGGCCGAACCGAAGCGGTTCGCGAAGCGATCGAGCGCTGCGGTGCGCCGGCATGA
- a CDS encoding N-acyl homoserine lactonase family protein gives MTVTSLYRLNTAEWTFDYSAAVQLQNPGEPYVGWCPCYLLEHPDGLVLFDTGISREMAADPESYGPNGAPHMVDFLETLDLEVGQSPTDHLHALGYEPEDVDYVVLSHLHTDHAGNVDSFPDAEVVVQKEELRYAFWPDGVQRLFYLEGDISPLRGPSRDVTAITGEYDLFGDGSVVAFPTPGHTPGHQSLSVELDSGNVLLAADVANSRVGYEQDLVPSFAWSLEESLESIQTVRTRARLDDAEVIVHHDPDEQAKLPDPPDSLG, from the coding sequence GTGACAGTCACCAGCCTCTACCGCCTGAACACAGCCGAGTGGACGTTCGACTACAGCGCCGCCGTTCAGCTACAGAATCCCGGCGAGCCCTACGTCGGCTGGTGTCCGTGCTACCTGCTCGAGCACCCGGATGGGCTGGTGCTGTTCGATACGGGGATCAGCCGCGAGATGGCCGCCGACCCCGAAAGCTACGGCCCGAACGGCGCACCTCACATGGTCGACTTCCTGGAGACGCTCGACCTCGAGGTCGGCCAGTCGCCGACCGACCACCTCCACGCGCTGGGGTACGAACCCGAGGACGTCGACTACGTCGTCCTCTCGCACCTGCACACGGACCACGCTGGCAACGTCGACTCGTTTCCCGACGCCGAGGTCGTCGTCCAGAAAGAAGAGCTCCGGTACGCCTTCTGGCCCGACGGCGTCCAGCGGCTGTTCTACCTCGAGGGCGACATCTCCCCGCTCCGCGGGCCGTCGCGTGACGTGACCGCGATTACAGGCGAGTACGACCTCTTCGGTGACGGGAGCGTCGTCGCCTTCCCGACGCCGGGGCACACGCCAGGCCACCAGTCGCTGTCGGTCGAACTCGACTCCGGGAACGTCCTCCTCGCGGCCGACGTCGCAAACAGCCGGGTCGGCTACGAGCAGGACCTCGTCCCCTCGTTCGCGTGGTCGCTCGAGGAGTCACTCGAGTCGATCCAGACGGTGCGAACGCGGGCACGACTCGACGACGCCGAGGTGATCGTCCACCACGATCCGGACGAACAGGCGAAGCTGCCGGATCCGCCTGATTCGCTCGGGTGA
- a CDS encoding Lrp/AsnC family transcriptional regulator, which yields MTDAYVHVIVDAGAVSNAANEIADLESVETVHIVTGDYDLIAQLELDDVDDLPTVVADEIHAVSGVIDTVTNVAFEP from the coding sequence ATGACAGACGCCTATGTACACGTCATCGTCGACGCGGGAGCCGTCTCGAATGCTGCAAACGAGATCGCGGACCTCGAGTCGGTCGAGACGGTTCACATCGTGACCGGCGACTACGACCTCATCGCCCAGCTCGAGCTCGACGACGTCGACGACCTGCCGACCGTCGTGGCCGACGAGATCCACGCCGTCTCGGGCGTGATCGACACGGTGACGAACGTCGCGTTCGAGCCCTGA
- a CDS encoding magnesium transporter, producing MTETGDDGEFVDEWTVSNIVTTMVPLLAVLSLLQMGSGTVLENFEEQLLTQPSLLVLVPVMIGTAGNLGSIMCARLSTQLHLGILEFSPDNPNVRANVAAVFGLAATVFFLLGIASWAIGRLLGGSLGLGALMFITMVSGMLLAVWVVIVSSVAVYVSYRLGYDPDDTTIPVVTNVSDVTGVLILFTVVWIVL from the coding sequence GTGACCGAGACAGGAGACGACGGCGAGTTCGTCGACGAGTGGACCGTCTCGAACATCGTCACGACGATGGTCCCGCTTTTGGCCGTTCTCTCGTTGCTCCAGATGGGCTCTGGCACCGTCCTCGAGAACTTCGAGGAGCAGCTGCTCACCCAGCCCTCGCTGCTCGTGCTCGTCCCCGTGATGATCGGGACGGCGGGCAACCTGGGGTCGATCATGTGCGCGCGGCTGTCGACCCAGCTTCACCTGGGCATCCTCGAGTTCTCCCCCGACAATCCGAACGTGCGGGCGAACGTCGCGGCGGTGTTTGGCCTCGCCGCGACGGTCTTTTTCCTGCTCGGCATCGCGTCGTGGGCCATCGGCCGCCTGCTCGGCGGCTCGCTCGGACTCGGGGCACTCATGTTCATCACGATGGTCTCGGGTATGCTGCTGGCCGTCTGGGTCGTGATCGTCAGTTCCGTTGCCGTCTACGTTTCCTATCGCCTCGGGTACGACCCCGACGACACGACGATCCCCGTCGTCACCAACGTCTCCGACGTCACCGGCGTCTTGATCCTCTTTACTGTGGTCTGGATCGTTCTCTAG
- a CDS encoding magnesium transporter: MVRHDSAAAVYRQALPVILVSLVAGLFAGTLLGTESMREGIENVPGLLLLLPAFLATRGGVYGPLGARLSSGLHQGLISPRFEWNDRLRNAVVASFLNGMIVSILIAFLAYVVLLAFGRSGNLLELVLILTIAGFLSAVTMLGVLLAVIFRGYRRGVDPDNIVGPVVTTVGDVFGVVFLLVAVEITEVIL, encoded by the coding sequence ATGGTGCGCCACGACTCCGCCGCCGCCGTCTATCGGCAGGCGCTACCGGTTATCCTCGTCAGTCTCGTGGCAGGGCTGTTCGCCGGAACGCTGCTCGGCACCGAATCCATGCGCGAGGGGATCGAGAACGTTCCCGGCCTCCTCCTCTTGCTCCCCGCGTTTCTCGCCACCCGTGGCGGCGTCTACGGCCCGCTCGGTGCTCGCCTCTCGAGTGGGCTCCACCAGGGGTTGATCAGTCCGCGCTTCGAGTGGAACGACCGGCTCCGGAACGCAGTCGTCGCCTCGTTTCTCAACGGAATGATCGTCTCGATTCTCATCGCGTTTCTCGCGTACGTCGTCCTGCTGGCGTTCGGCCGCTCCGGCAACTTGCTCGAGCTCGTGCTCATCCTGACGATCGCCGGCTTCTTGAGTGCCGTGACGATGCTCGGCGTCCTGCTCGCCGTGATCTTCAGGGGGTATCGCCGTGGCGTCGACCCCGACAACATCGTCGGTCCCGTCGTGACGACCGTCGGTGACGTCTTCGGCGTCGTGTTCTTGCTCGTCGCCGTCGAGATCACGGAGGTGATCCTGTGA
- a CDS encoding aldehyde ferredoxin oxidoreductase family protein has product MKHVRGPLCSIDVGDRTAETEDVDDVLESFVGGRGVGTKLAHDRIPFDADPLGAENRLYFATGPLQHSTMSFTGRMSATGLSPLTDGLLSSNAGGFLSRNFTDTGYGAVEITGESDELLVVHVTDEGVEFEEVPDLEGATTSEICDYIEDEHGLGVEHTVTIGPAGENEVRFASIMTSRERAFGRGGLGAVLGAKNVKAITFDGDSTREVEIPPLQMDVHREAATSDHIMKRQGTTSVTEFANAVEALPTRYFSELSFEGASGISGDRVEEKKYEKGTCSACAFACKLPTRDEESGLETEGPEYETVMAFGSNAGVDDIVDVMQSNKLCDELGMDTISCGDTVAAYLASEDEFGNVELIHETVEKIAHREGVGDVLAEGVERCHDDLGVGNWTVKGMEFPAHDGRTLNGQGLAFATSNRGADHMYAEFYPYEYPLVDEEQAMDKAGLEGKPPKVIEKENLNAIKDSGVLCKFSRDFVTPDRLETLLDADYEDLLEIGARVIDMERHFNNQRGMDRTDDRLPYDIPEFEDALAEYYDERGWNDDGTVPASAFEGADVAPADD; this is encoded by the coding sequence ATGAAACACGTACGAGGACCGCTGTGTTCGATCGACGTCGGCGACCGGACGGCCGAGACCGAAGACGTAGACGACGTCCTCGAATCGTTCGTCGGCGGTCGCGGGGTCGGGACGAAACTCGCCCACGACCGGATCCCCTTCGACGCCGATCCCCTGGGCGCGGAGAACCGCCTCTACTTCGCGACTGGGCCACTGCAGCACTCGACGATGAGTTTCACCGGCCGGATGTCGGCGACGGGTCTTTCGCCGCTGACCGACGGCCTGCTCTCCTCGAACGCCGGCGGCTTTCTCTCGCGGAACTTCACGGACACGGGCTACGGGGCCGTCGAGATCACGGGTGAAAGCGACGAGTTGCTCGTCGTCCACGTCACAGACGAGGGCGTCGAGTTCGAGGAAGTGCCCGACCTCGAAGGTGCGACGACCTCCGAGATCTGTGACTACATCGAGGACGAACACGGCCTCGGGGTCGAGCACACCGTCACCATCGGCCCGGCCGGCGAGAACGAGGTCCGTTTCGCCTCGATCATGACCTCGAGAGAGCGGGCGTTCGGTCGCGGCGGCCTCGGTGCCGTCCTCGGCGCGAAGAACGTCAAAGCAATCACCTTCGACGGGGACTCGACCCGCGAGGTCGAGATTCCACCGCTACAGATGGACGTCCACCGCGAGGCGGCCACCTCCGATCACATCATGAAACGCCAGGGGACCACCTCGGTGACGGAGTTCGCAAACGCCGTCGAGGCACTCCCCACGCGGTACTTCTCGGAACTCTCCTTCGAGGGCGCGTCGGGGATCAGCGGCGACCGCGTCGAGGAGAAAAAGTACGAGAAGGGAACGTGTTCTGCCTGTGCATTCGCCTGCAAACTCCCCACGCGAGACGAGGAGAGCGGCCTCGAGACGGAGGGTCCCGAGTACGAGACGGTGATGGCGTTCGGATCGAACGCAGGCGTCGACGACATCGTCGACGTGATGCAGTCGAACAAACTCTGTGACGAACTCGGGATGGACACCATCTCCTGTGGCGACACGGTCGCTGCCTACCTGGCGAGCGAGGACGAGTTCGGCAACGTCGAGTTGATCCACGAAACCGTCGAGAAAATCGCCCACCGCGAGGGCGTCGGCGACGTCCTGGCGGAGGGCGTCGAGCGCTGTCACGACGACCTCGGGGTCGGAAACTGGACGGTGAAAGGCATGGAGTTCCCCGCCCACGACGGCCGCACCCTCAACGGACAGGGACTCGCCTTTGCGACCTCGAACCGCGGGGCCGACCACATGTACGCGGAGTTTTACCCCTACGAGTACCCGCTCGTCGACGAGGAGCAGGCGATGGACAAAGCGGGACTCGAGGGCAAACCCCCGAAGGTGATCGAGAAGGAGAACCTCAACGCGATCAAAGACAGCGGCGTCCTCTGTAAGTTCTCCCGGGACTTCGTCACGCCCGACCGCCTCGAGACGCTGCTCGATGCCGACTACGAGGACTTACTCGAGATCGGTGCCCGCGTGATCGACATGGAGCGACACTTCAACAACCAGCGCGGCATGGATCGGACGGACGATCGGTTGCCGTACGACATCCCCGAGTTCGAGGACGCGCTGGCGGAGTACTACGACGAACGCGGCTGGAACGACGACGGCACGGTTCCCGCGAGCGCGTTCGAGGGCGCTGACGTTGCGCCCGCAGACGACTAG